A genomic region of Streptomyces sp. R33 contains the following coding sequences:
- a CDS encoding response regulator transcription factor, with product MGVRVMVLDEHRLLAEALASALKLRGHRVLAAAAPAAGAAELVISRAPEVCLLGTATPAEPGVFEPVVRIKRERPQIAVVVLGPVPSPRGIAAAFAAGASGYVRHDERIEGVERALAKARAGEVAISPQLLQGAFAELLNPAAQPDDEGSRLLRLLTPREVEVLVRVAEGEDTRLIAAGMEIAPSTARTHVQRVLMKLGVGSRLEAAALAARTGLLDRAGPVPVAADFPGGA from the coding sequence ATGGGCGTACGGGTCATGGTGCTCGACGAGCACCGGCTGTTGGCCGAGGCGCTGGCCTCGGCCCTCAAGCTGCGCGGGCACCGGGTGCTGGCCGCGGCCGCGCCGGCCGCGGGCGCCGCCGAACTGGTCATCAGCCGGGCGCCGGAGGTCTGCCTGCTGGGCACCGCCACGCCCGCCGAGCCCGGGGTCTTCGAGCCGGTCGTGCGCATCAAGCGGGAGCGGCCGCAGATCGCCGTCGTCGTCCTCGGCCCGGTGCCGAGCCCGCGCGGGATCGCGGCCGCCTTCGCCGCCGGCGCCTCGGGGTACGTACGCCACGACGAGCGGATCGAAGGCGTGGAGCGGGCACTGGCCAAGGCGCGCGCCGGGGAGGTCGCGATCTCCCCGCAGCTGCTCCAGGGGGCCTTCGCGGAGCTCCTCAACCCCGCCGCCCAGCCCGACGACGAGGGCAGCCGGCTGCTGCGGCTGCTGACCCCGCGCGAGGTGGAGGTACTGGTCCGGGTCGCCGAGGGCGAGGACACCCGGCTCATCGCCGCGGGCATGGAGATCGCACCGAGCACCGCCCGTACGCACGTCCAGCGGGTGCTGATGAAACTGGGCGTGGGCTCCCGGCTGGAGGCGGCCGCGCTGGCCGCCCGGACCGGTCTGCTGGACCGGGCGGGGCCGGTGCCGGTGGCCGCCGATTTCCCCGGAGGCGCGTAA
- a CDS encoding MarR family winged helix-turn-helix transcriptional regulator, producing the protein MEDEVDRLVAAWRRERPDLDVEPLEVLSRVSRLARHLDRARRLAFSEHGLEPWEFDVLTSLRRAGAPYQLSPGQLLTQTLVTSGTMTNRIDRLAKKGLVERLPDPNDRRGVLVRLTPEGRDRADQALAGLLAQERAILAQLSQAQRGDLAALLRQLTAPFDNIPG; encoded by the coding sequence ATGGAGGACGAGGTCGACCGATTGGTCGCGGCATGGCGGCGCGAGCGCCCTGACCTCGACGTGGAACCGCTCGAAGTGCTGAGCCGCGTCAGCAGGCTCGCCCGTCACCTCGACCGTGCACGCAGGCTGGCCTTCTCCGAGCACGGCCTGGAACCTTGGGAGTTCGACGTCCTGACGTCGCTGCGCCGCGCCGGCGCGCCCTACCAGCTCTCTCCCGGCCAATTGCTGACGCAGACGCTGGTCACCTCCGGCACCATGACCAACCGCATCGACCGGCTCGCCAAGAAGGGCCTCGTCGAGCGGCTGCCCGACCCCAACGACCGGCGGGGGGTGCTGGTCCGCCTCACGCCGGAGGGCCGCGACCGCGCCGACCAGGCCCTGGCCGGCCTGCTGGCCCAGGAGCGGGCGATCCTCGCCCAGCTCTCCCAGGCCCAGCGCGGCGACCTCGCGGCGCTGCTACGCCAGTTGACCGCTCCGTTCGACAACATCCCCGGCTAG
- a CDS encoding VOC family protein, with protein sequence MLTAVDHVQLAAPPGSEDRLRAYYTHVLGMSEVPKPPLLAARGGCWFAAGPVQLHLGVEEDFRPARKAHPGLRVTGIEAYAARLEERGAEVVWDDDLPGYRRFYSEDPVGNRIEFLEEHGLEPPA encoded by the coding sequence GTGCTGACCGCAGTCGACCACGTCCAACTCGCCGCGCCGCCCGGCTCGGAGGACCGGCTCCGCGCGTACTACACGCACGTCCTCGGCATGAGCGAGGTCCCCAAACCGCCCCTCCTCGCCGCCCGCGGCGGCTGCTGGTTCGCCGCCGGGCCGGTGCAGCTGCACCTGGGCGTCGAGGAGGACTTCCGGCCCGCCCGCAAGGCACACCCGGGGCTGCGGGTGACCGGGATCGAGGCGTACGCCGCCCGACTGGAGGAACGGGGCGCCGAGGTCGTCTGGGACGACGACCTGCCGGGGTACCGCCGCTTCTACTCCGAGGACCCCGTCGGCAACCGGATCGAGTTCCTGGAAGAGCACGGCCTGGAGCCCCCGGCCTGA
- a CDS encoding PQQ-binding-like beta-propeller repeat protein: MSTPPPPNQPPAGGFGAPQDPPPQGFGAPQATPSGGFGTPPVPPVPPTAPQQPPVPPTVPAVPAAPAAPAGPPQGQPAYGYPQQGYGYPQQQPAPGAGAPPQFGAPTAPMQAAQPPAAGAPRGGNDKRTQLMIVGAALLAIVLIIAGGFWYVSGDGDGGDDKRPTADGSPSGKPAAGTPGSEKVPANVKSKPLFNQPNPTPEEVVTVAGSWLTDTTYVKSDVSKVVGYNTVDGAKKWEIPLPGELCGATKHVSDNKTAILFRPTQPTPEAKYPACTEVGVIDLNAGKLLWSGNAKGATTGDRPASYYEVTLSGQTVAAGGTSGGAAWNLADGKSLWTPKVDGEGCYDSGYAGGEALGVIRKCGRGDNQTLYAQTLDPATGAQTASYKLSPGIEWASIVSTKPLIVAADVGKTAKNASGVSDLFVVDPKGELKARISLASGNFGGKCGGTEVEKCNGFVVGNGKLYLPSIEHQGQAEAGRTNELLSFDLETGKQTTDRADAGERYTMFPLRMDGSHIIAYKEPPYDKGGQIVSIDGATMKETVLMENPAEKASRTAETGFSPDFSEYRYHNGKLFISRTTARKPYSDKGDPEYLFVSFSAS, encoded by the coding sequence ATGAGTACCCCGCCGCCCCCCAACCAGCCGCCCGCCGGCGGCTTCGGAGCGCCGCAGGATCCCCCGCCACAGGGCTTCGGAGCCCCGCAGGCCACGCCGTCCGGAGGGTTCGGCACCCCGCCGGTGCCGCCCGTACCGCCGACGGCCCCGCAGCAGCCGCCCGTCCCGCCGACCGTGCCGGCCGTGCCGGCCGCGCCGGCCGCGCCGGCCGGGCCCCCGCAGGGGCAGCCCGCGTACGGCTATCCGCAGCAGGGCTACGGCTACCCGCAGCAGCAGCCGGCCCCCGGCGCCGGCGCCCCGCCGCAGTTCGGTGCGCCCACGGCCCCGATGCAGGCGGCCCAGCCGCCGGCCGCGGGAGCCCCGCGCGGCGGCAACGACAAGCGCACCCAGCTGATGATCGTCGGCGCCGCCCTGCTGGCCATCGTCCTGATCATCGCGGGCGGCTTCTGGTACGTCTCCGGCGACGGCGACGGCGGCGACGACAAGCGGCCCACCGCGGACGGCAGCCCCAGCGGCAAGCCCGCGGCCGGCACCCCCGGTTCGGAGAAGGTGCCCGCCAACGTCAAGTCGAAGCCGCTGTTCAACCAGCCGAACCCGACTCCCGAAGAGGTCGTCACCGTCGCGGGCTCCTGGCTCACCGACACCACCTACGTCAAGTCCGACGTGTCGAAGGTCGTGGGCTACAACACCGTCGACGGCGCCAAGAAGTGGGAGATCCCCCTCCCGGGCGAGCTGTGCGGCGCGACCAAGCACGTCAGCGACAACAAGACGGCGATCCTCTTCCGCCCGACGCAGCCCACGCCCGAGGCCAAGTACCCGGCGTGCACCGAGGTCGGCGTCATCGACCTGAACGCCGGCAAGCTCCTGTGGTCGGGCAACGCCAAGGGCGCCACCACCGGTGACAGGCCCGCCTCCTACTACGAGGTCACGCTCAGCGGCCAGACCGTCGCCGCCGGCGGCACCAGCGGCGGCGCCGCCTGGAACCTCGCCGACGGGAAGTCCCTGTGGACGCCCAAGGTCGACGGCGAGGGCTGCTACGACAGCGGCTACGCCGGCGGCGAGGCCCTCGGCGTGATCCGCAAGTGCGGCCGCGGTGACAACCAGACCCTGTACGCCCAGACCCTGGATCCGGCCACCGGCGCCCAGACGGCCTCGTACAAGCTCTCCCCGGGCATCGAGTGGGCGTCCATCGTCTCCACGAAGCCCCTCATCGTCGCCGCCGACGTCGGCAAGACCGCCAAGAACGCCTCCGGCGTCAGCGACCTCTTCGTCGTCGACCCCAAGGGCGAGCTGAAGGCGCGCATCTCGCTCGCCTCCGGCAACTTCGGCGGCAAGTGCGGCGGCACCGAGGTCGAGAAGTGCAACGGCTTCGTGGTCGGCAACGGCAAGCTCTACCTGCCCTCGATCGAGCACCAGGGCCAGGCGGAAGCCGGCCGCACCAACGAGCTGCTCTCCTTCGACCTGGAGACCGGCAAGCAGACCACCGACCGCGCCGACGCGGGCGAGCGGTACACCATGTTCCCGCTCCGCATGGACGGGTCGCACATCATCGCCTACAAGGAGCCCCCGTACGACAAGGGCGGCCAGATCGTCAGCATCGACGGCGCGACGATGAAGGAGACCGTCCTCATGGAGAACCCGGCCGAGAAGGCCAGCCGGACCGCCGAGACCGGCTTCTCGCCCGACTTCTCCGAATACCGCTACCACAACGGCAAGCTCTTCATCTCCCGGACCACGGCCAGGAAGCCTTACTCGGACAAGGGCGACCCCGAGTACCTGTTCGTCTCCTTCAGCGCCAGCTGA
- a CDS encoding trans-aconitate 2-methyltransferase, giving the protein MHSDTASARIPTATTHAAPTWDPQQYLRHAGHRTRPFLDLLNRIPELPTRPARIADLGCGPGNVTALLAERWPEAHITGFDLSPEMLRRATDEYAGRTTGGGSLDFRHGDLASWHPEEPYDLIVSNAALQWVPSHPGSFAAWINGLRPGGTFAFQIPGNFTAPSHALLAELCDSPRWRGRLAGHGARYIHLLEPAEYLARFTELGCAVDTWETTYHQLLSGPDPVLDWVKGTALRPVLTALGGDRDAVDAFLAEYRDLLREAYPPGPRGTVFPFRRIFAVARKEL; this is encoded by the coding sequence ATGCATTCCGATACCGCGTCGGCAAGGATCCCCACCGCCACCACCCACGCCGCGCCCACCTGGGACCCCCAGCAGTACCTCCGGCACGCCGGACACCGAACCCGGCCCTTCCTCGACCTCCTGAACCGCATACCCGAACTCCCCACCCGCCCCGCCCGGATCGCCGACCTCGGCTGCGGCCCCGGCAACGTCACCGCGCTGCTCGCCGAACGCTGGCCCGAGGCCCACATCACCGGCTTCGACCTCTCCCCCGAAATGCTCCGGCGCGCCACCGACGAGTACGCGGGCAGGACCACCGGCGGCGGCAGCCTCGACTTCCGCCACGGCGACCTCGCGAGCTGGCACCCCGAGGAGCCCTACGACCTGATCGTCTCCAACGCGGCCCTGCAGTGGGTGCCGAGTCACCCCGGCTCCTTCGCCGCCTGGATCAACGGACTGCGCCCCGGCGGCACCTTCGCCTTCCAGATCCCCGGCAACTTCACCGCCCCCAGCCACGCCCTCCTGGCCGAGCTGTGCGACAGCCCGCGCTGGCGGGGCCGGCTCGCCGGCCACGGCGCCCGCTACATCCACCTCCTCGAACCCGCCGAGTACCTGGCCCGGTTCACCGAGCTGGGCTGCGCCGTCGACACCTGGGAGACGACGTACCACCAGCTGCTGTCCGGCCCCGACCCGGTGCTCGACTGGGTCAAGGGAACCGCCCTGCGGCCCGTCCTGACCGCCCTCGGGGGCGACCGGGACGCCGTGGACGCCTTCCTCGCCGAGTACCGCGACCTGCTGCGCGAGGCCTACCCGCCCGGTCCGCGCGGCACGGTCTTCCCGTTCCGCCGCATCTTCGCCGTCGCCCGCAAGGAGCTCTGA
- the galE gene encoding UDP-glucose 4-epimerase GalE: MVTGGAGYVGSVVAAHLLEAGHEVTVLDDLSTGFREGVPAGAAFIEGRIQDAARYLDPSYDAVLHFAASSQVGESVVNPGKYWENNVGGTLALLAAMRGAGVRKLVFSSTAATYGEPTEGLLTEESVTKPTNPYGASKLAVDHMIAGECAAHGVAAVSLRYFNVAGAYGEFGERHDPETHLIPLVLQVALGERESISVFGEDYPTPDGTCVRDYIHVADLAEAHLAALEAATEGEHLICNLGNGNGFSVREVVETVRKVTGAEIPEVVAPRRAGDPAVLVASARAAHEKLGWTPARSDLTGIITDAWNFTRKHRS; this comes from the coding sequence ATGGTCACCGGCGGCGCCGGATACGTCGGCAGCGTCGTCGCGGCGCACCTTCTGGAGGCCGGGCACGAGGTCACGGTCCTCGACGACCTCTCCACCGGCTTCCGCGAGGGCGTCCCGGCGGGCGCCGCCTTCATCGAGGGCCGGATCCAGGACGCCGCAAGGTACCTGGACCCCTCCTACGACGCGGTGCTGCACTTCGCGGCGTCCTCGCAGGTCGGCGAGTCCGTCGTCAACCCGGGCAAGTACTGGGAGAACAACGTCGGCGGCACGCTCGCCCTGCTCGCCGCGATGCGCGGGGCCGGGGTGCGCAAGCTGGTGTTCTCCTCCACCGCCGCCACCTACGGCGAGCCCACCGAGGGCCTGCTCACCGAGGAGTCGGTCACCAAGCCCACCAACCCGTACGGCGCCTCGAAGCTGGCCGTCGACCACATGATCGCGGGGGAGTGCGCGGCGCACGGCGTCGCGGCGGTCTCGCTGCGCTACTTCAACGTGGCCGGCGCGTACGGCGAGTTCGGCGAGCGGCACGACCCCGAGACCCACCTGATCCCGCTGGTGCTCCAGGTCGCGCTGGGCGAGCGGGAGTCGATCTCGGTGTTCGGCGAGGACTACCCGACCCCGGACGGCACCTGCGTGCGCGACTACATCCACGTCGCCGACCTGGCGGAGGCCCACCTGGCAGCCCTGGAGGCCGCCACCGAGGGCGAGCACCTGATCTGCAACCTCGGCAACGGCAACGGCTTCTCGGTCCGCGAGGTCGTCGAGACGGTCCGCAAGGTCACGGGCGCGGAGATCCCCGAGGTCGTCGCCCCGCGCCGGGCCGGCGACCCGGCGGTGCTCGTCGCCTCCGCGCGCGCCGCCCACGAGAAGCTCGGCTGGACCCCGGCCCGCTCGGACCTCACCGGCATCATCACGGACGCCTGGAACTTCACGCGCAAGCACCGTTCCTGA
- a CDS encoding response regulator transcription factor produces MVRIRVLVVDDHRIFAESLAAALAAEPDVDVSAAGSGPAALRCLERAVAEGRRFDVLLVDADLGAAAGAVPAQREQGSGPPPGADGIALVAGVRVSHPGVRTVVLAERDDPRRAAHALQAGASGWVAKDCSLSRLLAVIRGVLREETHLPPALLTGVLRELTAARKHRTDSERLVESLTPREHEVLRCMVAGLGRKDVAARLFLSPHTVRTHMQNVLGKLGVHSTLAAVALARRAGVRPADLAGDVVERSGQLA; encoded by the coding sequence GTGGTTCGCATCCGGGTTCTCGTGGTCGACGATCACCGCATCTTCGCCGAATCGCTCGCAGCCGCGCTCGCGGCCGAGCCCGACGTGGACGTGTCCGCGGCCGGCAGCGGCCCCGCCGCGCTGCGCTGCCTCGAACGGGCGGTGGCCGAGGGCCGCCGCTTCGACGTCCTGCTGGTGGACGCCGATCTCGGCGCTGCCGCCGGGGCCGTGCCCGCCCAGCGCGAGCAGGGCTCCGGGCCACCGCCCGGCGCCGACGGGATCGCGCTGGTCGCCGGGGTCCGGGTGTCCCACCCGGGGGTCCGCACCGTCGTGCTCGCCGAGCGCGACGACCCCCGCCGGGCCGCACACGCCCTGCAGGCAGGGGCTTCCGGCTGGGTGGCGAAGGACTGCTCGCTCTCGCGGCTGCTGGCCGTCATCCGCGGGGTCCTGCGCGAGGAGACCCACCTCCCGCCCGCGCTGCTCACCGGAGTGCTCCGCGAACTGACCGCTGCGCGCAAGCACCGTACGGACAGCGAGCGGCTCGTCGAGTCCCTCACGCCGCGGGAGCACGAGGTGCTGCGCTGCATGGTGGCGGGGCTGGGCCGCAAGGACGTGGCGGCGCGGCTGTTCCTGTCCCCGCACACCGTCCGCACGCACATGCAGAACGTGCTGGGCAAGCTCGGGGTGCACTCCACGCTCGCGGCGGTGGCGCTGGCCCGGCGGGCGGGGGTGCGGCCGGCCGACCTAGCCGGGGATGTTGTCGAACGGAGCGGTCAACTGGCGTAG
- a CDS encoding TetR/AcrR family transcriptional regulator, giving the protein MMGDVAIDGSSSSSDKPRRGRRVRMTGAERRQQLLDIGRALFAEKGFEGTSVEEIAAKAGVSKPVVYEHFGGKEGLYAVVVDREMRQLLDGVTGALTAGHPRELLEQAAFALLDYIESYTDGFRILVRDSPVAQSTGTFASLISDIATQVEDILGLEFKARGFDPKLAPLYAQALVGMVALTGQWWLDVRRPKKAEVAAHLVNLAWHGLDGLESKPRLVGHRKS; this is encoded by the coding sequence ATGATGGGGGACGTGGCGATCGACGGCAGCAGTTCCAGCAGCGACAAGCCCCGGCGCGGCCGCCGGGTCCGGATGACGGGCGCTGAACGGCGTCAGCAACTGCTGGACATCGGCCGTGCCTTGTTCGCCGAGAAGGGCTTCGAGGGCACGTCGGTGGAGGAGATCGCGGCGAAGGCCGGGGTGTCCAAGCCGGTGGTGTACGAGCACTTCGGGGGCAAGGAGGGCCTGTACGCGGTCGTCGTGGACCGGGAGATGCGCCAGCTGCTGGACGGGGTGACGGGCGCGCTGACGGCCGGGCATCCGCGGGAGCTGCTGGAGCAGGCCGCGTTCGCGCTGCTGGACTACATCGAGTCGTACACGGACGGCTTCCGGATCCTCGTCCGGGATTCCCCGGTCGCCCAGTCGACGGGTACGTTCGCCTCGCTGATCAGCGACATCGCCACGCAGGTCGAGGACATCCTGGGGCTGGAGTTCAAGGCGCGCGGGTTCGACCCGAAGCTGGCCCCGCTGTACGCGCAGGCGCTGGTCGGGATGGTCGCCCTGACCGGGCAGTGGTGGCTGGACGTGCGCCGGCCGAAGAAGGCGGAGGTCGCGGCGCACCTGGTCAACCTGGCCTGGCACGGGCTGGACGGGCTGGAGTCGAAGCCGCGGCTGGTGGGCCACCGCAAGAGCTGA
- a CDS encoding PQQ-binding-like beta-propeller repeat protein, with protein sequence MTEPPQPPNQPPTPSGYGHLPGPPQPGYGYPQQGENPYAQQPQQPPTQPMHPMQPAPPMPQQGYFPPPGAPTAAMQQAGGMPPKKKTAVFIAAGVAGVLVLGTGGYFAFAGGSDDDPKKPVAQSSAPADAKPSTGVDKGDGSGNGSTAGEDLNAGRKQGEDKTLWLKTAKVDGPGMGVESAGQWIVGDTVVKSVWKNLTAYGVTDGKEKWTLAFPTPICSVARQTTAEGKTVVMFKDGDGDSATCNQMKQVDLKAGKEGWTKEVPKEGLFDIMTSPSLGITGDTVAVSRSGTASAFKVSNGDKLFGSATAEGCKPDSYAVNNGKMIALSTCYDEDLSGEVSAADPVTGKKSWTFKLPAKYKVGAIYSLDPVVLDIGNQDKKERAIVVIGPDGKQRATVSGEGSFATECDGGLFRSVEVCSTTAVDANTLYMPTVAESGKANEIVAFDLDTGKVKWRTPAGDGRTLTPIGAANGQLLAYRKATSDQGGEVVSIPAAGGTPTALLRNPSGTSAPIESTFYFPKVDYVDGRLFISQTRLLAKGKEEKLLMVFGK encoded by the coding sequence ATGACCGAGCCGCCCCAGCCGCCGAACCAGCCGCCCACGCCTTCCGGTTACGGCCACCTGCCCGGCCCGCCGCAGCCCGGTTACGGATACCCGCAGCAGGGCGAGAACCCGTACGCCCAGCAGCCCCAGCAGCCTCCGACGCAGCCGATGCACCCGATGCAGCCCGCGCCGCCGATGCCGCAGCAGGGCTACTTCCCGCCGCCCGGCGCGCCGACCGCCGCGATGCAGCAGGCCGGGGGCATGCCGCCGAAGAAGAAGACGGCCGTGTTCATCGCCGCAGGCGTGGCCGGCGTCCTCGTCCTCGGCACCGGCGGCTACTTCGCCTTCGCGGGCGGCAGCGACGACGACCCGAAGAAGCCGGTCGCGCAGAGCTCCGCCCCGGCCGACGCGAAGCCCTCCACAGGCGTGGACAAGGGCGACGGCAGCGGCAACGGCTCCACGGCGGGCGAGGACCTCAACGCCGGCCGCAAGCAGGGCGAGGACAAGACCCTCTGGCTCAAGACCGCCAAGGTCGACGGCCCCGGCATGGGCGTGGAGTCCGCCGGCCAGTGGATCGTCGGCGACACCGTCGTCAAGAGCGTCTGGAAGAACCTCACCGCCTACGGGGTCACCGACGGCAAGGAGAAGTGGACGCTCGCGTTCCCCACTCCCATCTGCTCCGTCGCCCGGCAGACCACAGCCGAGGGCAAGACCGTCGTCATGTTCAAGGACGGCGACGGCGACAGCGCCACCTGCAACCAGATGAAGCAGGTCGACCTCAAGGCGGGCAAGGAAGGCTGGACGAAGGAGGTCCCCAAGGAGGGCCTCTTCGACATCATGACCAGCCCCAGCCTGGGCATCACCGGCGACACCGTCGCCGTCAGCCGCAGCGGCACCGCCAGCGCCTTCAAGGTCAGCAACGGCGACAAGCTCTTCGGCAGCGCCACCGCCGAGGGCTGCAAGCCCGACTCGTACGCCGTGAACAACGGCAAGATGATCGCCCTCTCCACCTGCTACGACGAGGACCTCTCCGGCGAGGTGTCGGCCGCCGACCCGGTCACCGGCAAGAAGAGCTGGACGTTCAAGCTGCCCGCGAAGTACAAGGTCGGCGCCATCTACTCGCTGGACCCCGTCGTCCTCGACATCGGCAACCAGGACAAGAAGGAACGCGCCATCGTGGTCATCGGACCCGACGGCAAGCAGCGCGCCACCGTCAGCGGCGAGGGCAGCTTCGCCACCGAGTGCGACGGCGGCCTCTTCCGCTCCGTCGAGGTCTGCTCCACCACCGCCGTCGACGCGAACACCCTCTACATGCCGACCGTCGCCGAGTCCGGCAAGGCCAACGAGATCGTCGCCTTCGACCTGGACACCGGCAAGGTCAAGTGGCGCACCCCCGCCGGCGACGGCCGCACCCTCACCCCGATCGGCGCCGCGAACGGCCAGCTGCTCGCCTACCGCAAGGCCACCTCCGACCAGGGCGGCGAGGTCGTCTCGATCCCCGCCGCCGGCGGCACGCCCACCGCGCTGCTGCGCAACCCGTCCGGAACCTCCGCTCCCATCGAGAGCACCTTCTACTTCCCGAAGGTCGACTACGTGGACGGCCGGCTCTTCATCTCCCAAACCCGCCTACTCGCCAAGGGCAAGGAGGAGAAGCTCCTGATGGTCTTCGGCAAGTGA